The following is a genomic window from Malus sylvestris chromosome 7, drMalSylv7.2, whole genome shotgun sequence.
TGAGAAGCCATTGAATCAAAGCACAAGGAATCACGAAATGAACCAACAAGTAAAGATCTATCGCTCTCTCTCTATATGCCTTATGCACTCCTATATGGGGTAGTTTTTTATTGGTACACAAGCAATGTTTTattctaaattattttaaaagcggGGAGAGAAACTCAAACTTTAATCTAAAATAGCACACTGTTCTAGTCAACTTCACAAAACTAGAAATCTGTATAATTATCTCTTGTTGGTAATATAATATGATTCATATActataaatattaaattaaagagTATACTATCTTTAtcaaattttctcttttttttattgatgaaaaTCAATTGTCATCTTTAACAAAGAGCATAATATGTTTATCAAATGTTTCTTTTGGGACTAAAAGGTCACGCGTTTGGACCGTAGAAATAGTTTCTttgtaaaaaaatgataaagcgGTGTATATACAATAGATATCACTTTTCTcctaaaaaaaaggataaagctGCGTATATACAATAAACATCTCTTCCCTCCTCCAACcctcacaaaggaaaaaatctTGTGAGCTTGGGTTCATCCTTTAAAATCAATTGTCATCTTCTTTAATAAGGATTAGAAGCAAACCATTTTCCACATCATGTGCTAAATAATTACTCAAAGACAAACCTATAAAGAAACCAAAGTCTCAACCCACCACATTTCCACAAGCCGGCCCCATTCTCTTCGGCCAATCCATTGCAGCTACGTCTTAAATATCATCCTCCACGAAACCAATATGTAATTCAAGTCATGGGAGGCTGCGCACGTGGGTTTTATCCAAGACTTTCTGAGTTGCTTTGTTACATTGAATCTCAGTCTCAATCAATCAAACCCTTATTCATATATAGTATAAAACTTATGCACAAAGGGTTTATATTTAGACTATACCATAAACTAATATACGTGCCTTCTGATACGTGAGCGAATTCGTAACATCTTGCGTCACCAGACGTTTAATATCTGTAAGCATGCGGGCcatttatgtgtgtgtgtgtgtatgtatatatatatgtgtatgtatatatatctcGTAAGGAATCTTCGATACTTTgcatttttccaatttccattTCATCAATCAAACTCTTCCCTTTTTCCTCCATCCTCTTCTTCCTAGAACCTCGCCCGCGAGACCCCAAAACCAAAAGTCTTTGTCCGTACATTATATATAAGTAACCCTAGGGCAAAACTAGGTCATCACAATTCACGCTCACTTTTTGTACACATTTTTCTGAACTCGACGGTTGAAACTGTTTGATATATAACTTCTGGAAATCCGTCGAGGATCTTATCTTCTCTGTAATTCGTTTTAAGTTTCGAAAGGCGATGGACGTGCTAGGTGTGAACGTGAAGAGCCCGAAGCAAAGCAAGAGAAGCAGATCAAAGGGTGGTGTCAAAGTTGTCTACATATCAAGCCCTATGAAAGTTAACACCAGTGCCTCTGAGTTTAGGGCACTTGTCCAGGAGCTCACCGGAAGACACTCCGATGCAGAACGTTTTATGGAAACAAATAACAATGGCCAGCATCATCAACAAAATGTTCATGAGGATTCTCATGAGCAGCAGTTGAAGGTTGTGGATGATTACGTGCTGCTGCCTCAGCTTCCTTTCCCGAATTCCTTTTATGAGTTTCCGAATTGCGCTTCGGATTCTTTGTTTGAACCATTTTCTGGGCAGTTTGAGCTGGATGTGCTCAGAAGCTatgatcaaatttaaattttatagtTACTAATAGATCTCTCTGTaattatcttttcttttcttttttttatcgaTTAATGCTATAGTAATATATAAGGGACTTCTTCCACGAATTCAGTgcagttttcagttttcaatatAAACTTGAGTGAGAAGTGTTAATGTTAGTTGCACATTAGGCGTGTGCTGATCgtctttttttatcaatgttgAGTCTGCATTAGATTAATGATCAGAATTATCTCATGCATGTGTGGGCGACTGACTATAATATTTACCTTAGTTTTGATTTGGCCATGGGAGAAATGACTGTAcctttttggacaaaagaaagaaaaacaacgtACCAATTTGAATAAGATACGCTAGTCTCTTGCCCCACAAGGTGTTTTCAAATTAAATTGTAGGCAATGTTTCACGCTCTTTGAAGGAAGTGTACATAATCGATTGGGTCTATCACAATCGTCCTCTTATATCGAATATGCCACTATAGTGATATTGCAAACTGACAATAATGTACTATTTTAAGATACATCACAATAGCGTACCTGATATAGTCACATCCTCAAGAGGATAGTTGTGATAGACTCGATCATTTGCATCTATGTTTGTTACAACAAAGATTGGTTAAATGTTTACACTTCTTTTCAAGCCTAAAACATTGCCGGTGACTATACCATTCAAGTACGTGGTCGGATTTGTAGGGCTGCCGAATAAAAAGTTGCCACATTGTCACAATTGGGGCTGGATTAACCAAAAGGCAAggtgtgtgtgtttgtgagggagagaggggTCAGAGAAAAGGCCTGTTGCCCTACTCAAGTTTTCCCTCGCAATTAGTgcagttggatttaaattttgaCATTGGAAGAGTGTTCCCTTCGAAATATGTCTGAACAATGCAGGTACATGTACATCCATGACTTGAGCACTCTGTATCTACGAGGACAATTATCTGAGTCTAACATCTTGTTTGAAagagtttttaaaatgacttaaAGCACTTTTGAAAGAAGTACGTTTTTGGAAGAAGCACCAGATatgtgcttcttgtagaaagcacGTCAAATGCTTTTTAGAATCCACTTGGATTTTTCTTAATGATTGGTTTCACAAACATTTATCAAAaatgctttcagtcattttaaaaacacttacaaACAAACCCTAAGATGATTTAAGAATACGGCTCATCTCTAGTTCATTACTTTAAATTCAATAAGCTTGGAAACCAATATGCAAATATACGTACACATGTCTTCTTCATATATGTATTAGGATACCAGTATATACAAGCCAGGTCGAACAGGGTCGTCCAAGCATCCAACAAACTacctaaaacaaaacaaaacaaaacagccTATGTTAGAGTTCAGTTCCTATGCTGCTCACCGACATTTCACAAATCATAAGGAGTCGTTCATCCTTCAATCATGATGTAAAATCATTCTATTGTACAAAACTTTATAATCCGAGCTGTTTTTTCCGTCATCATCTAAAGATCATCATTAAAGGAGTTCATTAAATTTGGAGACGGTTTAATCATCCATATGTTTCTCAGGTTGCAATTGCACCAACTGAACAGCTCAAACCTGGTCGTGTAAATggccaaagaagaaaaataaagagtgGAAATGAACGCCAGTATATCTCTCCCTTCAGGCCGAATGCAGAAACCTTCTGTCCAAGTGCTCTGTGCCTACAAGATCAACATGTAGTAAATATAAATTCTAATATGCATCAAATTTAGCAGAAGCTATATAAAAAACTCCAGATGATGGCATCAACGTCTATGATCAGCTTCAGTTTCAGTCAGTACATACTTGATTTCCTTGTGCAATGCAACAGTCTGAAGAGTTGCGATGTTGTTCCCTTCCCTCGATTATGCAATAGAAATCATTTCCGGACACATTGAGTACTTAAGGTAGAACGGGCACCGTCATTGGTATCAGACCACAGCACATAGAAATTGGTTCACTTAACTACGCAGATGGCAATTGCCAAATGAACCTGCACTATAACTCTAATGAATCTGCAGTACAGATTTTGTGAaagcttcattttcatttttaaataacACAAGCATTACGGAAATCGCACCCTCAATCCTTAATTCCTTATGGTCTGACGATTCACAAATAAGCTTAACACAAGCAAATCACAATGATACAGTGAAGGAATACAGGGCATGCCATCGTATTTATATCTCTAGTATTTGACTACATGCAAAATGTAAAAGCTACTGGTACAAGTCAGAGTTAGGTTTGTTGATACCTGGGGAATCCAATCACCAAGCAAAAGCACTACATATATTTAGGGAGTGAAAGCCAttgacatctttttttttttttttttttttttttttttttggaaaacctcgACGGTACGAGggtaattttattgataacaaaaaaacaaggtACACCTAGAAAATGCACAAGGTATGAACCCCGATAAACAGGGTATGTTGCACATTTCTACAAAACAATAttcaaggaaaattaaattcaGGAGCCACAAACAGCAAGAGAGTTTTATGACACCACGAAGAGGATGCCAACTCAAGCAGGTCTTTCATATAAAagcacatatatgtataacccAAAGCAGTTAGGCTATGGAGTAGAAGAATGAAGAAATTTTGAGCAACATGTTGGACAAATGAAACTTTCTAAGGACACATTTTCTGACTTACAATCATACAGGGGCTAAAACTAACAGGGGTGATGTCGCTTCAACATATCAAAATCATAGAAGCTGGACTTCAACTTCTTCTGACCTACGAACATCATACATCCTGGAGTTCAACTTCTTTTGACCTACGAACATCATACATCCTTGAGTTCAACTTTTCCTTGATACACACTCAATAACTGAGGTACTTCATCTATATATCTGGCCACAAACCTCTCCAAGAAGCCTTTCTCCGCAGGGCTCAACAGAGAACACAAACTAACATTTTGGACATCCTTTAGCAATCCTTTCGCCAACAAAACTTTAACAACCGAACACCTAGGGATAATTCTCTTTTCCAAACTGTAACAAAGGACTATTGGGTATTTGGCAATTGTAGTTGACGACCATCCCATCTTGTTCACTAAAAAATCCATTACTTGCATTATTTTCTCCTCCGACGTAATCATACACTGCGGGTTCTTCCTGAAAGCAGTGAGAGCGTCATCCTCTGACCAACCCCAATTCTTATAAACTTCTTGATTTCGATTGCATCTAACCTTACTCTTACCACACAATGCACGCATTGCCATCAGAAAAGTTACTTTTCCCAGGTCAAAACCCATTTTCTTAACCTCGTCCACAACTTGACAAAACTCTTTAGGCTTTAGCATTAAAGTGCATGGATAATAAGCTATCAACCGAGAAATGCAGAATTGGGACATACCTAATTCTCTCAAAATCCGAATTTTCGGCTCCACCTTCTTGGAGTGGCCTTCCACAAAGATCCACGAGCCGTGCTTCAACACAGATGCGACATTTTTCTCAGAAAGAAGACTCCTAAGGAAATTATAAGTGGGTAAAATCCGATTTTCCAAGCTTGTGGTCAAAAGCTGCGGCATGTATGACAGAGTTATTGCAAGGTCCTGCCTTGAAACTCCAATAGACCTGAAAAACTCAAGCTTCGGCAAAAGGGTTTCCTCAGGATCCAATTGAAGAACTTCTGAGCGATTCCTGACGATGTTTGTAATCTGGGTTTCAGAGAGTCCATGGTTTCTGAGAATGGCCAGAACGGCGTCTGCTCTTTCCGGCGATCGTAGCTTCACTCTCTTGGATGCTGAAATTGCATTTTTTGGTGACACCCCACATGAGTTTATGAGGTAATTAACTGAGaatttgggttggatttctgaGGTGAAATGTCTGCAGAGTAGCAGATTTTGAGGAGGAAAAAGTGAGGGTTGGGGATCTCCAGAGACAAACCGTTGAGTTGTGGAAGCAACTATACAAGAAGACTGCGAATAACCAAATCTCAGGGACTTCAGTTTGTAGAGTGCAGCCATTTGGGGGGCCGATGATTGATCAATTTCAATTGGAAAAAGCCCCAAAACCCTAGTGGGTGGAACTACGGCTGGATAAATTATAAAGGGTGCTatcacacaccctattttactcctcacacccttgataatttctgtccgttgatcttcttcaattcatccgatccgacagcCGAACGTTAAAaaagtatgtgagaagtaaaatgaggtgtgtggatatcacaccccattataaaagggtaaattacattttcataCTTTAGGTTTGGGGcctatttcaattccttacaacattttcagaacatttcactttcataccttaaatattattttatttcaaaataatacatcagttacattttccatccatggatccgttaagtgctgacgtagCTACCACacatatgccacgtggctgtCAAATATGTGctacgtggcaaaaataatatttttttaaaaaacctgaattttcaaaaaaaacaaaaaaaaaaacccatcgcCGACCCACCCTCTTCTCCCATCCATCATCACCCACCCCAAAATCCCACCCAAGCCACCCCTCTCTCCCATCCCCCATCACCCCTCCCAAAAATCCCCCATCACCCACCCTAAAAAATCTCACTCAAGATTAGGTGGATCTACCACAAAACCAGTCCAAAAATCATCTCAAACTCAAAAATCCCAAGATGAATCTACCACAAAACCACCCGAGATTAGGTGTGATTTGGGGTCTCTGTGCAAGGGAGGTGGGTCGCGGGGGCGCCGGCGGGGGCCGGGGGGGAAGGGataatgggttttttttttttgttgagaaaattcaagttttttttaaaaaaaattgccacgtggcacacatttgtaGCCACGTTAGCACTTAATGGattcatggatggaaaatgtaacggatgtattattttgaaataaaacagtacttaaggtatgaaagtgtaatttacccattatAGAAAAACTGAAACCGACCCTTTCCACTCCCAAATATATTATAAAGATTTCCTTAATACTCATGTAAAATATTTCGAGAAGATAAAAAATTTGTATTGTTTATAAAAAAAGTAGATTAACACTCATGGTTTTCAGACAgttttgcaaattcgtacatTTATTATCattcaatctatttattttcaacTTTGCTTCAcagtgaagttttgaaaattaaggtgaGACTTTCCTTTGAGATTCTTATGTGAAACCCCATTTGACAATGTTCTGGGCCTCCCTACTATATTTCTTACTAATTTGTTAGTTTTCCaattaaatattctactaaatatacatttgtagctcaataatttgaatttttgcgaaaataaaaagttatccATGTTTTAAATCTCACTAATGCTTaacaaaatattttgtaaattttttttttttaattttgtcaaaaaacatGGGTGTTAGGCAAACTCGACGCACGCAAAACAAGGCAAACTCAACTCATGTAGAACGAGGCAAACCATAACACTCAAAACAAGGAGGCTTCGCTCACAGAAAACTACTGACATGCAACACGAGGCGAGACACTTCGCATAAATCAAGGCTAGCTTGCACCCAGAAAACTAGGCTGGCCCTGTGCACTCCAAAACGACGCAGGTTCCATGGATGCAAAAAATGACGGGCTTCTGGCACGTAAAACAATGCGAACACCTCACAAGGAGAACAAGGTGAACCCAAGCACACAAGATGAGGTGCTCTTTGTGTAACGACCCATCCCAATTATTacgaattttataattttaaaatgtgaaattacgaaaatgcccttcgaggcaaatacgttgacttttgttgaccgccTTGTCGTGTCACGCAAATGGAatgtaatttggagttataacaaagaaattaTAAACGAACAAAATTGATGGCATAATGGTCATTTGACCATAAATCTATACGGTTCCAAATTTTGTTGGAGCATTTATCtggtgccacgtgtgtggctgagATGGAAATAATATGAGAGAAAGGTGGGAGGAAGCGGCCCAATCGGGGAAAAGATGAGGATAATGAACCAATGGGAGAGGAAAGAAATGAGGGAAGGGAGGAATCAGGCAACCCGGACCTCCCTTCAACCCTAGTGACCCGACCCGACAGAATTCATGGTTCCCGATGCTTTCTCCGACCAAATTCCGGCAAATTACGCCGCGACACCACCTAGAACCAACTCCACGACCTTCCCTCTACCTATTACACcccaaaattaaatatatttggcCTTGATTCTGTGAAACCCGCACAGTGGGTGCGACGGGTTCAAGGGCGGCGATCTGTCGTTTTTGAATGTGTTGTGGTTGACCACCACCTTGGTTCAACTCATCTTGAGGCCAGGAACAAACCCCTAAACCATTTTGGGGGCGGCGAAGCGATGGAATAGACGAATTGAAGCTCACCCTGAGTTTTCCGATGAATTGAgggtgatttgagatatttcccggccgaattggactttggcccaggtatgaaagttaTTCCTCTAATTGAGATCTttattcttgtaaaatttgggaattttttgaGTTGTTGAATTTTCCGGTGAGTTTGGGCTGTTGGCCACCGCATGCGGCGGCGTGCGGGGGGAAACCCAAGGTCCCTCCTTCGGTTTTTTGATGTGCAAAATCCGAATCCgccgtccgttttcccaaattctaaCGTTTTtgtagagttttattaaatgGTCCCTAATTGCGTTTAGGTGCATCGGTTAGAAGGTGACACCATCTTTCCTTGTTCGAGCAGCTCTCGGGTAACAaaatatttgtgagtggaccgCTTCTAAacttgcatgtttttttttttataaaatattagactTGCATTCACGAAAAGCATGATTTTACGCTTTATGCATTATTCATGATTTATTCAAAGAAcctttatttaatatttatgatttattgaatttatgttttatgaaaggttatGACTCATTAGATTTTCGTATATGAAATGCTATGGATTACAAATATGATATTCTACGGATTTGTGAATCTATGAATTATCATGGACTTATGAAATGAGCTTTTGAGCTCTGGATTTAATATGAGATTTGAGTTATGTTTTTTGTACTTACCTACTGGGTTATCATACGGCATATACACACAACACAGGTATGACGTCTATGGCCATAAGACATAGTGGATGAGTAGTGAGATATATATACCTCCAGCTTCACCGTCGAAAGTGGTGTCAGACAGTTTCACTAGCCACGGCTAGTgtcagtgtgtatgtatgctaTTTTATTCAGCTTCACCTTCGAGTGATGGACAAGTACTACCTTCGGGCGACTATGATATCCCTAGTTGAGTACCTCACTAAGGTTATTTACAGATGTTTTATGGATTTGCCTTCGGGCATCTGTATTCATTTCTGAGCACGGTTTTCTACGTACTGATTTTAAAAACGTTTTCATGGCATCTAGGGTTTTCAGAAAAACTtattatgtagtattatatatgttttcaaaacaggaggttagtatgttcataaataaaatggttttcttattattagtattattattataaactttggtccactcaccttttttgtttttgtgcccCCTCAGGAGTTAGAATCAAGGAACATGATCCCGGCGTCAAGACATATCCGCTCAGACATCTTTGAGTCTCCTTTGTGTAGGACACATTCCTCGGTTCGTGCATTTCTATGATAATTCTTTCACTTTATTCTTGgctagttgtatgctctgaacacgttcctgcACTGGTATTTCTctttctaattacatattttatatGTGCGCATGTTTttaatggcttcgtcacccttgggtgtcgaccagcacgtgcctaccaTGATATTTGGGGATATCGGGATTAGGgcgtgtcagtttggtatcagagcatacttaggatcttCTCCTACTTTAGTAATGTGTCGGCCTTGATATCTTTTGGATGTCACAGCTTATGTTTGTTGACGTCTTTCGGCACAGTAGTGCAATCCTCATTCTACTTGAATAGTCACACCTTATTGAAGAATAAGAAATTCATATTGGCATTGTGCCTCAAGTTTGATGTAATAGGTTATGAATGACTTTGAACATCGAACCGCTACTCTGTGACATGCATTCCCTAGGAATGGCGAGCAGAGTCGGTTTTGCTTAAAGTGACGTGAATTTGAGGAAACTTAGTGGAAGGATGTCTAGTTTGACCAGTTGAGGATCGAATGCGACAATGGTCATCTGCGACATGCGTGAAAGACtaattaacaaaacaaaatttgctattttttgtttaagccTCACCTAAAAGTGATTTTAACATGTCtaatttgaaaagaaattaaaaaatatacactaaatatacattttaacatctctataatttttcacttttttttttttttactttttagcttaaatattctactaaatatacacTTGTTACTCAATAAATCGTAAATCCACTTCCAAATACATTATAAAGGTTTCCTAAAAGCTCACGGAAAATATTTCgagaatataaaaaaaaattgcaatttttttacataaaacatGGATTAACACTCACGGTTTTCTATTggttttgcaaattcgtacataaaccacatttcaatctatttattttcaacTTCGCCTCACTGtgaagttttaaaaattaaggTGAGACTTTCCATTTAGATTCTTGTGTCAAACCCCATTTGACAATGTTCTAGGCCTCCCTACTATATTTCTCActaattttttagttttctacttaaatattctactaaatatacatttgtaACTCAATAAACCGTAAAACTGCTTCCAAATTCCTTAAAAAGTTTAATTTCATGCTCAGAAAAAATATTTtgcgaaaataaaaaatttgcatttttgtcaaaaaacataGGTGTTAGGCGAGCTCGACAGATACAAAACAAGGCGGACTCAGCTCATGTAGAATGAGGCGAACTGCGGCACACAAAATAACGGGCTCCACTCACAAAAATGTTTGGCACACAAAACGACGCGAGCTTTGTGCACAGTAAACGAGGCGAGATACGTCGCACAAATCAAGGCCAGTCCTGCGCACGAAAAATGAGATTGCCCTTGTGCATGCCAAAACGACACAGACTTTGACCCCTCACATACAAAATGAGGCAAATCCAGGCACACAAGGCGAGGTGGGCTCATGCACGTAGAACGAGACGAACTCCCAGGTGCTCAAAAAACGAGACGACTCCAcgcatgaaaaaaaatatgttttaaaGAACATGAATTGATAGTTTGTTGTAGTGTTAAGAGAAACAAAAgaacaattaacaaaaatttacaaaattgaTTCAAATTCTTGGGGTGCCAGAACGTCACACGTGACTCTGGCTACCACAAAGTCACGAGTGACTTCTAGCACCCGCAAGAATTTCAATCATTTTTGCACATTTTTGtcagtttttcttttatttctcttatcaCTACAGAAAACTATCATATTCATGGtcttcaaaatatatttatCCATGCAAAATCTATTATAGTTGTTATTTAAACACTTGTAATCAAcgatttaaaacctaaatttaaagatatttgatcct
Proteins encoded in this region:
- the LOC126629031 gene encoding uncharacterized protein LOC126629031; protein product: MDVLGVNVKSPKQSKRSRSKGGVKVVYISSPMKVNTSASEFRALVQELTGRHSDAERFMETNNNGQHHQQNVHEDSHEQQLKVVDDYVLLPQLPFPNSFYEFPNCASDSLFEPFSGQFELDVLRSYDQI
- the LOC126628181 gene encoding uncharacterized protein LOC126628181 isoform X2 translates to MAALYKLKSLRFGYSQSSCIVASTTQRFVSGDPQPSLFPPQNLLLCRHFTSEIQPKFSVNYLINSCGVSPKNAISASKRVKLRSPERADAVLAILRNHGLSETQITNIVRNRSEVLQLDPEETLLPKLEFFRSIGVSRQDLAITLSYMPQLLTTSLENRILPTYNFLRSLLSEKNVASVLKHGSWIFVEGHSKKVEPKIRILRELGSFGNCHLRS
- the LOC126628181 gene encoding transcription termination factor MTERF15, mitochondrial-like isoform X1 — translated: MAALYKLKSLRFGYSQSSCIVASTTQRFVSGDPQPSLFPPQNLLLCRHFTSEIQPKFSVNYLINSCGVSPKNAISASKRVKLRSPERADAVLAILRNHGLSETQITNIVRNRSEVLQLDPEETLLPKLEFFRSIGVSRQDLAITLSYMPQLLTTSLENRILPTYNFLRSLLSEKNVASVLKHGSWIFVEGHSKKVEPKIRILRELGMSQFCISRLIAYYPCTLMLKPKEFCQVVDEVKKMGFDLGKVTFLMAMRALCGKSKVRCNRNQEVYKNWGWSEDDALTAFRKNPQCMITSEEKIMQVMDFLVNKMGWSSTTIAKYPIVLCYSLEKRIIPRCSVVKVLLAKGLLKDVQNVSLCSLLSPAEKGFLERFVARYIDEVPQLLSVYQGKVELKDV